AAATAAAACAGCGCCAGCGATCCGGCAAACGGAATCTGATACGCCCAGATACCAATTCCCAGCACAATGCTGGCCTGGAACGTGGCGACGATCAGCGCGGGAACCGCTTTTCCGACAAATATCTGCCACGTGGCGAGCGGTGACACCAGCAGCTGGTCGAGCGTCCCTTGTTCACGTTCACGTGCTACCGACAGCGACGTCACGATCATCACGCCAATGGTGGTGATCATGGCGATCAGCGACGGCACGACAAACCATTTGTAATCCAGATTCGGGTTGTACCAGTTGCGCACTACCAGCTCGCTGTTATTCGGTTTCGGCTTACCGTCCATCAGCTCCTGCTGATAATTTTTCACCACCTGTTGCAGGTAATTCGCCGCAATCTGCGCGCTGTTGGAGTTGCGCCCGTCAAGAATCAGCTGCATTGGCGCGGTCTGGAAGGTATCCAGGTTCCGCGAGAAATCAGCCGGGAAACGCACCAGCAGCAGCGCCTTTTGCGTGTCGATAGTCGGCTTGATCTCCTGCGGACTTTTCAGCAGCAGCACGTGGGTAAAGGCTTTGGCGCGAGCAAAACGCTGGGTCAGCTCGACCGAGTGTTTACCGTTGTCTTCGTTGTAGATCGCGATGGTGGCGTTGGTGACCTCAAGCGTGGCGGCAAACGGAAACAGCAGCACCTGAATCAGCACCGGCAGCACCAGAATCGCACGGGTCTGCGGCTCACGCAGCAGGGATTGCAGCTCTTTGCGAATTAACGTCCATAGACGATGAAACATAATTTCCCCTTAATCCAGCCGCCGCTTGGTTTTCATCCATGTCAGGCCGATAAACATCACCGCCGACGCCATCAAAAACAGAATATTGACCACTAACACCGAAGGAATATTGCCCGCCAGAAACAGGCTTTGCAGCGTGTTGACGAAATAACGCGCCGGAATGATATAGGTCACCGCGCGGATAATCGCTGGCATGCTGTCAATCTGGAAAATAAAGCCGGACAGCATAATCGACGGCAGAAATGCGGCGTTCAGCGCCACCTGTGCAGCGTTAAATTGATTGCGGGTAATGGTCGAAATCAACAGCCCCATCCCCAGCGTGCTGAGTAAAAACAGGCTGGTTATTAGGAACAGCAGAATCAGCGAGCCGCGGTAGGGCACGCCGAGGATAAACACCGAGACCAGCATGCAGAGCAGCATCGCCAGCATGCCGAGAAAATAGTACGGAATCAGTTTACACAGCAGCAGCTCCACGCGGGTGACTTCGGTGGAGAGCAACGCTTCCATCGTGCCGCGCTCCCATTCGCGGGCGATCACCAGCGAGGTCAGGATCGCGCCAATCACGGTCATGATAATCGTCACCGCGCCGGGAATAATAAAGTGCTGGCTGATCGCCGCCGGGTTAAACCAGTAGCGGGTTTGCACGTCGATCAGCGGTTCAAATTTTTCCCCGCGATCTTCGGCGCGCTGCATTTGCCACAACTGCCAGATCCCCTCGGCGTAGCCCTGCACAAAGTTAGCGGTATTCGGCTCGCTGCCGTCGGTGATCACCTGAATCGGTGCGTCGGTATTTGCCCGCGCCATATTGGCGGCAAAATCTACCGGAATGACGATCAGCCCGCGAATGCGCCCGGCCTGCATTTTCTGAACCAGTTCCTGCCGGTTATCGCTGATGGTGGCGTCGATATACGGCGAGCCTGTGAGGGCGTGGGTAAAATCGAGCGCGTCTTCGCTCTGCTGTTCCAGCAAAATCCCCACCCGCAGCTTGCTGGAGTCGAGGTTAATGCCGTAGCCGAAGATAAACAGCAGCAGCAGGGGGATCACCACCGCAATCAGCCAACTGCTCGGATCGCGGACGATCTGACGCGTCTCTTTGACGCACAAGGCGCGCACCCGGCGCCAGGATAAGCTGTTATGACTCACTGGCGTGCTCCTTATCCCAGTCATTGATAAGCGTGATAAACGCCTGCTCCATGGTGAGGTCTTGGTTGTCGTCATCAGCGGCCTGGGCTTTTAAATCGTCCGGCGTACCGTGCGCAATCAGCTTGCCGCGATAGACCAGCCCGATGCGATCGCAGTATTCCGCCTCATCCATAAAGTGAGTGGTCACCATCACGGTCACGCCTTTCTCGACCATGCTGTTGATGTGCAGCCAAAACTCGCGGCGGGTGATGGGATCCACGCCGGACGTCGGTTCGTCGAGAAACAGAATGTCCGGCTCGTGCATCAGCGAACAGGCCAGCGCCAGCCGCTGCTTAAACCCGAGTGGCAGTTCATCCGTGGCGTGGGTCGCAATGTTGGTCAGGCTAAACGCATCGCTCATGCGGGCGATTTTCTCGTTCTGCGCTTTCCCGCGAAGGCCATACACGCCGGAGAAAAATCGCAGATTTTGTTCAACGGTGAGGTTGCCGTACAGCGAGAATTTTTGCGCCATATAGCCCAGATGCTGGCGCGCTTTTCCTGAGCTGACCTTCAGGTCCATGCCCAGTACCAGCGCTTTGCCGGAGGTCGGCACCAGCAGGCCGCACATCATTTTAAACGTAGTGGATTTCCCCGCACCGTTCGGGCCCAGCAGGCCGAAAATCTCCCCGCGCTTGACGGCAAAATCCACGTTATCGGTCGCGGCGAAATCGCCGAATTTTTTGGTCAGGGCTTTCGCCTCGATCACCGTTTCGCCGGGCGTGCCTTCAACGGTATGTAAAATTGCGCCGAGCGGTGACTCTGACGTGCCCGCACCGCCGAGCAAGTCGATAAACGCATCTTCAAAGCGCGGGGCGGTTTCGTCCATTTCAATGGGCGGCATATCCGGGGCATGACGAATGTCGTCGGCAGTGGCCTCTTTTTTGAGGATCACTCGCACCGAACGCCCCTGAATCATGCCGTCGCTGACCTGAGGGAGTTTCAGTACGCGCTGCAATAATTTGCGGTTGGTTTCCTCCGGGCTGTGCAGCAGAAAGCAGCGTCCCGCCATCTGCTGCGTCAGCGCCGTTGGCTCGCCCTGATACAACAGCTCGCCTTCGTTCATCAACAGCACGTCGCGGCACTGCTCGGCTTCATCCAGATAAGAGGTGCTCCAGAGAATGAGCATCCCGTCGCCCGCCAGCTCGTGAACCATCTGCCACAGCTCGCGGCGCGAAATCGGGTCCACGCCCACGCCGGGTTCATCCAGCAGCAGCACTTTGGGTTCGCCGACAAGCGTACAGGCCAGCCCCAGCTTTTGCTTCATCCCGCCCGAAAGCTTGCCCGCCAGTCGGTCAGTGAACGGACCCAGAGAGGTAAATTCCAGCAGCCGTGCAAACGTGGTTTTCCGCGTTTCGCCGGTAACGCTGCGCAAATCGGCGTATAAATTCAGGTTTTCCATTACCGTCAGATCTTCGTACAGACCAAACTTCTGCGGCATGTAGCCCATGATGGCGTGCAGCTCACTGTCGTTTTTAATCGGATCAAGCCCGAGCACCGTGGCGCTGCCTTCATCCGGTTTTAGCAACCCGGCGAGCATACGCATGAGCGTGGTTTTCCCCGCGCCGTCCGGGCCGACCAGCCCGGTCACGTAGCCTTTTTGCAACGTACAGTTCAGCGGCGCGACGGCGGGTTTATCCATTCCCGCAAAGCGTTTTACCAGACTGTTGAGTTGAATAACCGCGTCATTCATGTCCTTCCCCATCGTTGAATTTGACGGTGATTGGCATGCCCTGACGCAGCGCATCGTCGGCGTCAGTCACGATAATACGCAGGCGATAAACCAGGTCGGTGCGCAGATCCGGCGTCTCGACGGTTTTTGGTGTGAATTCAGCCGTCGGGGAAACAAATCCGATTTTGCCGTGATACGGCTTATCCGGACGGCCATCGGTATACAGCAAAATTTCGCGTCCCGGCTGCGCCTGGCTGAGATTCGGCTCGTCAATATAGGCGCGCACCCACACCGGGCGGGTAAGCGAAAGCGTCAGCACGGTGCTGCCCGCGCTTAACATGCTGCCCGGCTCGACGGCGCGGGTCATCAGCGTGCCGTTTGATGGCGCGATAAGCGTCGTATCGTGCAGATCCAGTTCCGCCTGCGCCAGCTGCGCCTGTGCCTGTTCGAGGTTGGCTTTCGCCTGGGCAATATCCTGCGGGCGGTTACCGGTGCGGTACTGGCTCAATTTATCCTGGGCAGATTTGAGCGTGGCCTGGGCCTGATCGCGTGAGGAGCGAGCGTTTTCCAGATCGTTGGCGGAAATCGTGCGGCTTTTCCACAACCCCTGCTGGCGGTTATAGAAGTTTTGCGAATAATCGTAAGCCGCTTTCGCCTGTTTGACGGCGGCTTCTGCCTGCGCGACCTCTTCGTCACGGTAGCCCGCCAGCATCAAATCATACTGGGCCTGCGCCACCGACACGCTGGCTTTGGCCTGCATCAGCGCATTTTCATACGGGGCTTTATCAAGCTGGCCGAGCAGTTGCCCACTTTTTACCGTATCGCCCTCGTCAACGGCGAGCGATTCCAGAC
This sequence is a window from Enterobacter sp. 638. Protein-coding genes within it:
- a CDS encoding ABC transporter permease, whose translation is MFHRLWTLIRKELQSLLREPQTRAILVLPVLIQVLLFPFAATLEVTNATIAIYNEDNGKHSVELTQRFARAKAFTHVLLLKSPQEIKPTIDTQKALLLVRFPADFSRNLDTFQTAPMQLILDGRNSNSAQIAANYLQQVVKNYQQELMDGKPKPNNSELVVRNWYNPNLDYKWFVVPSLIAMITTIGVMIVTSLSVAREREQGTLDQLLVSPLATWQIFVGKAVPALIVATFQASIVLGIGIWAYQIPFAGSLALFYFTMLIYGLSLVGFGLLISALCSTQQQAFIGVFVFMMPAILLSGYVSPVENMPVWLQNLTWVNPIRHFTDITKQIYLKDASMDIVWGSLWPLLVIAATTGSVAYAMFRRNIA
- a CDS encoding ABC transporter permease produces the protein MSHNSLSWRRVRALCVKETRQIVRDPSSWLIAVVIPLLLLFIFGYGINLDSSKLRVGILLEQQSEDALDFTHALTGSPYIDATISDNRQELVQKMQAGRIRGLIVIPVDFAANMARANTDAPIQVITDGSEPNTANFVQGYAEGIWQLWQMQRAEDRGEKFEPLIDVQTRYWFNPAAISQHFIIPGAVTIIMTVIGAILTSLVIAREWERGTMEALLSTEVTRVELLLCKLIPYYFLGMLAMLLCMLVSVFILGVPYRGSLILLFLITSLFLLSTLGMGLLISTITRNQFNAAQVALNAAFLPSIMLSGFIFQIDSMPAIIRAVTYIIPARYFVNTLQSLFLAGNIPSVLVVNILFLMASAVMFIGLTWMKTKRRLD
- a CDS encoding ATP-binding cassette domain-containing protein encodes the protein MNDAVIQLNSLVKRFAGMDKPAVAPLNCTLQKGYVTGLVGPDGAGKTTLMRMLAGLLKPDEGSATVLGLDPIKNDSELHAIMGYMPQKFGLYEDLTVMENLNLYADLRSVTGETRKTTFARLLEFTSLGPFTDRLAGKLSGGMKQKLGLACTLVGEPKVLLLDEPGVGVDPISRRELWQMVHELAGDGMLILWSTSYLDEAEQCRDVLLMNEGELLYQGEPTALTQQMAGRCFLLHSPEETNRKLLQRVLKLPQVSDGMIQGRSVRVILKKEATADDIRHAPDMPPIEMDETAPRFEDAFIDLLGGAGTSESPLGAILHTVEGTPGETVIEAKALTKKFGDFAATDNVDFAVKRGEIFGLLGPNGAGKSTTFKMMCGLLVPTSGKALVLGMDLKVSSGKARQHLGYMAQKFSLYGNLTVEQNLRFFSGVYGLRGKAQNEKIARMSDAFSLTNIATHATDELPLGFKQRLALACSLMHEPDILFLDEPTSGVDPITRREFWLHINSMVEKGVTVMVTTHFMDEAEYCDRIGLVYRGKLIAHGTPDDLKAQAADDDNQDLTMEQAFITLINDWDKEHASES
- the hlyD gene encoding secretion protein HlyD codes for the protein MKKPVVVILAVVVLLAAGIGGWLWYQSQQDRGLTLYGNVDIRTLNMSFRVGGRLESLAVDEGDTVKSGQLLGQLDKAPYENALMQAKASVSVAQAQYDLMLAGYRDEEVAQAEAAVKQAKAAYDYSQNFYNRQQGLWKSRTISANDLENARSSRDQAQATLKSAQDKLSQYRTGNRPQDIAQAKANLEQAQAQLAQAELDLHDTTLIAPSNGTLMTRAVEPGSMLSAGSTVLTLSLTRPVWVRAYIDEPNLSQAQPGREILLYTDGRPDKPYHGKIGFVSPTAEFTPKTVETPDLRTDLVYRLRIIVTDADDALRQGMPITVKFNDGEGHE